A region from the Micrococcus cohnii genome encodes:
- a CDS encoding MBL fold metallo-hydrolase yields the protein MTSTDSTPGPDPAPFISCVTAQNPSPMTLAGTNTYLIGAPGSESLTLVDPGPAETAEAHLDAVRTAAQGRRIELILLTHRHEDHAGAVELFHEATGAPVRAHLPELCRAATPLTDGERLVVADTVILALHTPGHTSDSCCFQVPSAGSDGAILTGDTILGSGTSMLDHPDGRLVDYLASLARLRAEGDATVLPGHGPALDSVAQAANEYLEHRRARVRQVREALADLGDDAAHVTAARLAERIYPDVDERVAAVAEMTVAAHLDYVRSSTS from the coding sequence ATGACCTCCACCGACTCCACGCCCGGGCCGGACCCCGCCCCGTTCATTTCGTGCGTCACCGCGCAGAACCCTTCGCCCATGACGCTCGCCGGCACGAACACCTACCTGATCGGCGCGCCCGGGTCCGAGTCCCTCACCCTGGTCGACCCCGGACCCGCAGAGACCGCCGAGGCGCATCTGGACGCCGTCCGCACGGCCGCGCAGGGGCGGCGGATCGAGCTGATCCTGCTCACGCACCGCCACGAGGACCACGCCGGGGCGGTGGAGCTCTTCCACGAGGCCACCGGGGCCCCCGTGCGTGCGCACCTGCCGGAGCTGTGCCGCGCGGCGACGCCGCTGACCGACGGCGAGCGCCTCGTGGTGGCCGACACCGTGATCCTCGCGCTGCACACCCCCGGGCACACCTCGGACTCATGCTGCTTCCAGGTCCCCTCGGCCGGCTCCGACGGTGCGATCCTCACCGGCGACACGATCCTGGGCAGCGGCACCAGCATGCTCGACCACCCCGACGGCCGGCTGGTCGACTACCTGGCTTCGCTCGCCCGGCTGCGCGCTGAGGGCGACGCGACGGTCCTGCCGGGCCACGGCCCCGCGCTCGACTCGGTCGCCCAGGCCGCGAACGAGTATCTGGAGCACCGCCGCGCCCGCGTGCGGCAGGTCCGCGAGGCCCTCGCCGATCTGGGCGACGACGCGGCACACGTCACTGCCGCACGGCTGGCCGAGCGCATCTACCCCGACGTCGACGAGCGGGTGGCCGCCGTCGCCGAGATGACCGTCGCCGCGCACCTGGACTACGTGCGCTCCTCCACGTCCTGA
- a CDS encoding nitrilase-related carbon-nitrogen hydrolase has product MKIALAQISSTPDVEANLRAVDAAARDAAGEGARLVLFPEAATCAFDGDLDAFAADRAEAAHARLAALADELDLTLVVGTFTPAADGRIHNTLLMLRPGEEPLGYDKIHLYDAFGHRESDTIAPGDAPCVVEHGGVRFGLATCYDVRFPALFTRLAREGAQVMLVAASWGAGPGKAAQWETLTRARALDSGALVAACDQAVRADLGQDPEVASDTAPLGVGRSGLIGPDGVDAVRLDHGPQTRVVELDLEAVRRFRAAVPVVENAREL; this is encoded by the coding sequence GTGAAGATCGCCCTCGCCCAGATCAGCTCGACCCCCGACGTCGAAGCGAACCTTCGTGCCGTGGACGCGGCGGCGCGGGACGCGGCCGGGGAGGGTGCCCGGCTCGTGCTGTTCCCCGAGGCTGCGACGTGCGCGTTCGACGGCGACCTCGACGCGTTCGCGGCCGACCGCGCCGAGGCCGCGCACGCCCGCCTTGCGGCGCTGGCCGACGAGCTCGACCTCACCCTGGTCGTCGGCACGTTCACGCCCGCTGCCGACGGCCGTATCCACAACACCCTGCTGATGCTGCGCCCGGGTGAGGAGCCGCTGGGTTACGACAAGATCCACCTCTACGACGCCTTCGGCCATCGTGAGTCGGACACGATCGCCCCCGGGGACGCGCCGTGCGTCGTCGAGCACGGGGGAGTTCGCTTCGGACTGGCCACCTGCTACGACGTACGCTTCCCGGCGCTGTTCACCCGGCTCGCCCGCGAGGGGGCGCAGGTCATGCTCGTCGCGGCCTCGTGGGGCGCGGGGCCTGGCAAGGCGGCCCAGTGGGAGACGCTCACCCGCGCCCGGGCGCTGGACAGCGGTGCGCTGGTCGCCGCGTGCGATCAGGCCGTGCGCGCCGACCTCGGTCAGGACCCCGAGGTGGCCTCCGACACCGCCCCGCTGGGGGTGGGGCGCTCGGGCCTGATCGGCCCCGACGGCGTCGACGCGGTGCGTCTGGATCACGGCCCGCAGACGCGCGTCGTCGAGCTGGACCTCGAGGCCGTGCGGCGGTTTCGCGCCGCCGTGCCGGTGGTGGAGAACGCGCGGGAGCTCTGA
- a CDS encoding mechanosensitive ion channel family protein, translated as MPAIAPDPALTPLVVLAALLLVWPAVSLVVRAAAAVAGRRLPAGVSLRGLAMPLGLAAGAVASRVALSATARGADWFAPASFGLVALLVAGLAWAAVRAAGLVETGLLARYEHAGVDDRRARRIRTQTVLLRRILQAAIVTLAVAVVLLTLPAVRSLGAGLLASAGLVSVIAALAVQSTLTNVFAGVQLAFTDAVRVGDVVQMGEVFGTVEDVTLSNVVVKLWDGRRMIYPSSDFTTKAFENWTRVGSEVSGVVEMDVDWRVSMDALRARLKALVATTPLWDGREASMQVTDAIGGLVRIRAVVSARTSGDLWDLRCLVREDLVVFLRAEHPEAIPPRMVEAPAVQTPAPLTRAGEDTSLYTGSFTAVRRGQEFAGPGEEAFAQRQRAVDPAQDVEERT; from the coding sequence ATGCCCGCGATCGCCCCCGACCCCGCCCTGACGCCCCTGGTCGTGCTCGCGGCCCTGCTGCTGGTCTGGCCGGCCGTCTCTCTCGTGGTCCGCGCTGCCGCGGCCGTGGCCGGGCGTCGGCTGCCCGCGGGAGTGAGCCTGCGCGGTCTGGCGATGCCGCTGGGGCTGGCGGCCGGCGCCGTCGCGTCCCGGGTGGCGCTCTCGGCGACCGCGCGCGGCGCCGACTGGTTCGCTCCGGCCTCGTTCGGGCTCGTCGCCCTGCTCGTCGCCGGTCTGGCCTGGGCCGCCGTGCGCGCGGCCGGGCTCGTCGAGACGGGGCTGCTGGCCCGGTACGAGCACGCCGGAGTCGACGACCGTCGCGCGCGGCGCATCCGCACCCAGACGGTGTTGCTGCGCCGGATCCTGCAGGCCGCGATCGTCACGCTGGCCGTCGCCGTCGTGCTGCTCACGCTGCCCGCGGTGCGCTCGCTCGGGGCCGGCCTGCTGGCCTCGGCCGGCCTGGTCTCGGTGATCGCGGCGCTGGCGGTGCAGTCCACCCTGACGAACGTGTTCGCCGGCGTGCAGCTGGCCTTCACGGACGCTGTGCGCGTGGGCGACGTCGTGCAGATGGGAGAGGTGTTCGGCACCGTCGAGGACGTCACCCTGTCCAACGTCGTGGTGAAGCTGTGGGACGGCCGCCGCATGATCTACCCCTCCTCGGACTTCACGACCAAGGCCTTCGAGAACTGGACGCGCGTCGGATCCGAGGTCTCGGGTGTCGTGGAGATGGACGTCGACTGGCGCGTGTCGATGGACGCGCTGCGCGCACGGCTCAAGGCGCTCGTCGCGACCACCCCGCTGTGGGACGGTCGCGAGGCCTCGATGCAGGTGACCGACGCGATCGGCGGTCTCGTGCGGATCCGGGCGGTCGTCTCGGCGCGCACCTCGGGCGATTTGTGGGACCTGCGCTGCCTCGTGCGTGAGGACCTCGTCGTGTTCCTGCGCGCCGAGCACCCCGAGGCGATCCCGCCGCGGATGGTCGAGGCGCCCGCGGTCCAGACGCCGGCGCCGCTGACCCGGGCGGGCGAGGACACGTCGCTGTACACCGGTTCGTTCACGGCGGTGCGGCGCGGGCAGGAGTTCGCCGGCCCCGGCGAGGAGGCGTTCGCGCAGCGCCAGCGTGCGGTGGACCCGGCTCAGGACGTGGAGGAGCGCACGTAG